A stretch of Amycolatopsis balhimycina FH 1894 DNA encodes these proteins:
- a CDS encoding NAD(P)/FAD-dependent oxidoreductase — protein sequence MTENSYDVLVVGGGAAGLSAALMLGRARRRVLVVDARAPRNAPAPHMHGFLSRDGLPPSELLEIGREELRGYGVELVEDHVTRLEPGFAARLASGRELTARRVLVATGVHDDLPDLPGLRESWGTDAMTCPYCHGYEVRDQPLGVLGTEPVSVEHALLVRQWSPDIVYFAHTEPLSEEDRERLDARGIRVVDGVVTAVRREGGHLTGVELGARFVPRTALFLRTRTVPHDELLRGLGYVEGDVDLSGKTGVPGVWAAGNVVDARATVIIAAAQGAAAAGALNHDLVTEDVQRAVDGFAGFSPTAERAAAGAR from the coding sequence ATGACCGAAAACAGCTATGACGTCCTGGTGGTGGGTGGCGGCGCGGCCGGGCTCAGCGCCGCCCTGATGCTGGGCCGGGCTCGGCGACGCGTCCTGGTCGTCGACGCCCGCGCGCCGCGCAACGCCCCCGCGCCGCACATGCACGGCTTCCTCTCCCGCGACGGCCTGCCGCCGTCCGAACTGCTCGAAATCGGCCGCGAAGAACTCCGCGGCTACGGCGTGGAGCTCGTCGAAGACCACGTGACCCGGCTCGAACCGGGGTTCGCCGCCCGCCTGGCGAGCGGCCGCGAGCTGACCGCCCGGCGTGTCCTGGTCGCCACCGGCGTCCACGACGACCTGCCGGACCTCCCCGGCCTGCGGGAGAGCTGGGGCACCGACGCGATGACCTGCCCCTACTGCCACGGCTACGAGGTCCGTGACCAGCCGCTCGGCGTGCTCGGCACCGAACCCGTGAGCGTCGAGCACGCGCTGCTGGTCCGCCAGTGGTCACCGGACATCGTCTACTTCGCGCACACCGAACCACTGTCCGAAGAGGACCGTGAACGGCTCGACGCGCGCGGAATCCGCGTCGTCGACGGCGTCGTCACCGCCGTGCGGCGCGAAGGCGGCCACCTCACCGGCGTCGAACTCGGGGCCCGGTTCGTGCCGCGGACGGCGCTGTTCCTGCGCACCCGGACCGTGCCTCACGACGAGCTGCTGCGCGGGCTCGGCTATGTCGAAGGCGACGTCGACCTGTCCGGGAAGACCGGTGTACCGGGCGTGTGGGCGGCCGGGAACGTCGTCGACGCGCGGGCGACCGTGATCATCGCCGCGGCCCAGGGCGCGGCCGCCGCGGGCGCACTCAACCACGACCTCGTCACCGAAGACGTCCAGCGGGCGGTCGACGGCTTCGCCGGCTTCTCCCCCACGGCGGAACGCGCGGCCGCCGGGGCACGCTGA
- a CDS encoding group II truncated hemoglobin: protein MRPTLYEFAGGDPAFRALAAAHHERCLADPELNHPFSHPDQHPQHVDRLGWYWAEVMGGPPRFSRECGDHSAMLRMHAGNGDISDLGRRFVACFVQAADDAGLPADPEFRAALRAYMEWAVAEVLTYPGTADGVPAGLAMPRWSWDGLQAV from the coding sequence ATGCGTCCGACGCTGTACGAATTCGCCGGCGGCGACCCCGCGTTCCGCGCGCTGGCCGCCGCCCACCACGAGCGCTGCCTGGCCGACCCGGAGCTGAACCACCCGTTCTCCCACCCGGACCAGCACCCGCAGCACGTCGACCGGCTCGGCTGGTACTGGGCGGAGGTCATGGGCGGGCCGCCGCGGTTCTCCCGCGAGTGCGGCGACCACTCTGCGATGCTCAGGATGCACGCCGGCAACGGCGACATCAGCGACCTCGGCCGCCGGTTCGTTGCCTGCTTCGTCCAGGCCGCGGACGACGCCGGCCTGCCCGCCGATCCCGAGTTCCGCGCCGCGCTGCGGGCCTACATGGAGTGGGCGGTGGCCGAGGTGCTCACCTACCCGGGTACGGCCGACGGCGTCCCCGCAGGGCTGGCCATGCCCCGCTGGTCGTGGGATGGGTTACAGGCGGTGTAA
- a CDS encoding helix-turn-helix domain-containing protein translates to MIDPVSLGRHLHDLRTGRGLALSALAKDAGVSVSMLSAIERGEKTPTVVVLSRIADGLGLSLSRLLADLETDRVIVRRAADQDHVAEPGGWHRTVLTPVVPGVNFEWIRTTLPPGCDAGTFPAYAPGSHEFVAVESGTLCLGVGETEYVLAAGDSLYFPADVEHSYANRTEDPCAYHVAALIMRPRENRMTPAREP, encoded by the coding sequence ATGATCGATCCGGTGTCGCTCGGCCGCCACCTGCACGACCTGCGCACCGGCCGCGGGCTCGCGTTGAGCGCGCTGGCCAAGGACGCCGGCGTCAGCGTCAGCATGCTGTCGGCCATCGAGCGAGGCGAGAAAACGCCCACGGTCGTGGTGCTGTCCCGGATCGCCGACGGCCTCGGGCTGTCCCTCTCGCGGCTGCTGGCCGACCTCGAGACCGACCGCGTCATCGTCCGCCGCGCCGCCGATCAGGACCACGTCGCCGAACCGGGCGGCTGGCACCGCACGGTGCTGACCCCGGTGGTCCCCGGCGTCAACTTCGAATGGATCCGCACGACCCTGCCGCCGGGCTGCGACGCGGGCACGTTTCCCGCGTACGCCCCGGGTTCCCACGAGTTCGTCGCGGTCGAGTCGGGCACGCTGTGCCTGGGCGTCGGAGAGACGGAATACGTCCTGGCGGCGGGCGATTCCCTCTACTTCCCCGCCGACGTCGAGCATTCCTACGCGAACCGCACCGAAGACCCGTGCGCGTACCACGTCGCGGCGTTGATCATGCGGCCGCGCGAAAACCGGATGACACCGGCGCGGGAGCCGTGA
- a CDS encoding bifunctional helix-turn-helix transcriptional regulator/GNAT family N-acetyltransferase, whose amino-acid sequence MDQGLVKDLRRFNRTVTQRIGALDDAFLARARPLGQARVLWEIGEAGRDVRELRARLGLDSGYLSRLLRGLEQDGLVRVEPSDGDGRVRTARLTEAGLAERATLDRLSDDAAGAILAPLSGGQRTRLVAAMAEVERLLTASAVQVTPRPPGHPDARFCLRAYFAELAGRFDEGFDPRLSISAADAEMTPPAGVLLVAELHGEPVGCGALKFRGAAPAEVKRMWVAPAARGLGLGRRLLGELEAYALGRGVRTLRLETNRVLAEAIGLYRAAGYREVAPFNDEHYADHWFEKILPGPRTLA is encoded by the coding sequence CTCGCCCGCGCCCGCCCGCTGGGGCAGGCCCGGGTGCTGTGGGAGATCGGCGAGGCGGGCCGGGACGTCCGCGAACTGCGGGCCCGGCTCGGCCTCGACTCCGGGTACCTGAGCCGGCTGCTGCGCGGGCTGGAGCAGGACGGCCTGGTGCGCGTCGAGCCCAGCGACGGCGACGGCCGCGTCCGGACCGCGCGGCTGACCGAAGCCGGGCTGGCCGAACGCGCCACCCTCGACCGGCTCTCCGACGACGCGGCCGGCGCGATCCTCGCCCCGCTGTCCGGCGGGCAGCGCACCCGGCTCGTCGCCGCGATGGCCGAGGTCGAGCGGCTCCTGACGGCTTCGGCGGTCCAGGTCACCCCGCGTCCGCCCGGCCACCCGGACGCCCGGTTCTGCCTGCGGGCCTACTTCGCCGAGCTGGCCGGGCGGTTCGACGAGGGCTTCGACCCGCGGCTCAGCATTTCCGCGGCCGACGCCGAGATGACCCCGCCCGCCGGGGTTCTGCTGGTGGCCGAGCTGCACGGCGAACCGGTGGGCTGCGGCGCGCTGAAGTTCCGCGGCGCCGCGCCGGCCGAGGTCAAACGGATGTGGGTGGCGCCGGCGGCACGCGGCCTGGGGCTCGGGCGGCGGCTGCTGGGCGAACTGGAGGCGTACGCCCTCGGGCGAGGCGTCCGGACGCTGCGGCTGGAGACGAACCGCGTGCTCGCCGAAGCGATCGGGCTGTACCGCGCGGCGGGGTACCGGGAGGTCGCGCCGTTCAACGACGAGCACTACGCCGATCACTGGTTCGAGAAGATCCTTCCCGGCCCCCGTACGCTGGCCTAG
- a CDS encoding NAD-dependent protein deacetylase, producing the protein MRTRPTLSWTSADAPLPRTSSLDELTGVVARGRVAVLSGAGLSTESGIPDYRGEAGSLRRHTPMTYDEFVTSAAGRQRYWARSHLGWRTIARAGPNDGHHAVTALRDGGFVGGVITQNVDGLHRAAGTADAVELHGSLDRVICLDCRRTSPRADLERRLRAANPGFEGTASRINPDGDVELPEDVVLGFRPVPCEACEGVLKPDVVFFGENVPRPRVEQCYRLVDDAAALLVLGSSLTVMSGLRFVRHAANAGKPVAIVNHGETRGDRYASLRVDLPLGRALTELAARLGCGLSEDRGRTA; encoded by the coding sequence GTGCGCACCCGGCCCACTCTCTCCTGGACGTCGGCGGACGCGCCGCTGCCGCGGACGTCCAGCCTCGACGAGCTGACCGGTGTCGTCGCGCGCGGCCGGGTCGCCGTGCTCAGCGGCGCCGGGCTGTCCACCGAGTCCGGGATCCCCGACTACCGCGGCGAAGCCGGCAGCCTGCGCCGGCACACGCCGATGACCTACGACGAGTTCGTCACCAGCGCCGCGGGACGGCAGCGGTACTGGGCGCGCAGCCACCTCGGCTGGCGCACCATCGCCCGCGCCGGCCCCAACGACGGCCACCACGCGGTGACCGCCCTGCGCGACGGGGGTTTCGTCGGCGGCGTCATCACGCAGAACGTCGACGGCCTGCACCGGGCGGCGGGCACCGCGGACGCGGTCGAGCTGCACGGCAGCCTCGACCGCGTGATCTGCCTGGACTGCCGCCGCACCAGCCCGCGCGCGGACCTGGAACGGCGGCTGCGGGCGGCGAACCCCGGCTTCGAGGGCACGGCGAGCCGGATCAACCCGGACGGTGACGTCGAGCTGCCCGAGGACGTCGTGCTCGGGTTCCGGCCGGTGCCGTGCGAGGCGTGCGAAGGCGTGCTCAAGCCGGACGTCGTGTTCTTCGGCGAGAACGTGCCGCGGCCCCGCGTCGAGCAGTGCTACCGGCTGGTCGACGACGCGGCCGCATTGCTGGTGCTGGGCTCGTCCCTGACGGTGATGTCCGGGCTGCGGTTCGTCCGGCACGCCGCGAACGCGGGCAAGCCGGTGGCGATCGTCAACCACGGCGAGACCCGCGGCGACCGCTACGCGTCGCTGCGGGTCGACCTGCCGCTGGGGCGAGCGCTGACCGAGCTGGCCGCCCGGCTGGGCTGCGGGCTCAGCGAGGATCGCGGCCGAACCGCGTGA
- a CDS encoding helix-turn-helix domain-containing protein produces the protein MTDAITQALAEVGPRLKRVRTQRRVTLADLSEATGISKSTLSRLESGQRKPSLELLLPIAQAHQVPLDELVGAPEVGDPRVRLTARRIPRHNGAAMTVLPLTRQPGAPQAFKMILEPETGEPDPQVHEGYEWLYVLSGRLRLVLADRDMTLGPGEAAEFDTRLPHWFGAVDGRPAEILSLFGKQGERLHLRAKSR, from the coding sequence ATGACGGACGCGATCACCCAGGCCCTGGCCGAGGTCGGCCCCCGGCTCAAGCGGGTCCGCACGCAGCGGCGGGTCACACTGGCCGACCTGTCCGAGGCGACGGGCATTTCGAAGAGCACGCTGTCGCGGCTGGAGTCCGGGCAGCGGAAGCCGAGCCTGGAGCTGCTGCTGCCGATCGCCCAGGCCCACCAGGTGCCCCTGGACGAGCTGGTCGGCGCCCCGGAGGTCGGCGACCCCCGGGTCCGCCTGACCGCCCGCCGCATCCCCCGCCACAACGGCGCGGCGATGACGGTGCTGCCGCTGACCCGCCAGCCGGGCGCGCCCCAGGCGTTCAAGATGATCCTGGAACCGGAGACGGGCGAACCCGACCCGCAGGTCCACGAGGGCTACGAGTGGCTGTACGTCCTGTCGGGCCGGTTGCGCCTGGTCCTGGCCGACCGGGACATGACGCTGGGCCCGGGAGAGGCGGCGGAGTTCGACACCCGCCTCCCGCACTGGTTCGGCGCGGTCGACGGCCGGCCCGCGGAGATCCTCAGCCTGTTCGGCAAACAGGGGGAGCGGCTGCACCTGCGGGCGAAGTCCCGTTAG
- a CDS encoding GNAT family N-acetyltransferase, giving the protein MSTIAEATEADGEGIAAVFAPYVTDSVVTFETTPPTADQWRAKIRESAWPFLVLADEGEILGYALAAPWRPKPAYRYSVETTIYLAPTATGRGHGRRLLDELVKRCGDAGARQAIAVIVDSGSPASRNLHRAAGFTDAGVLRRVGFKHDRRLDTLLMQRELG; this is encoded by the coding sequence ATGTCCACTATAGCGGAAGCGACGGAGGCCGACGGCGAAGGCATTGCCGCCGTCTTCGCGCCGTACGTGACCGATTCCGTCGTCACCTTCGAGACCACACCGCCGACCGCGGACCAGTGGCGCGCGAAGATCCGCGAGAGCGCGTGGCCGTTCCTCGTCCTCGCGGACGAAGGCGAGATCCTCGGCTACGCGCTCGCAGCACCGTGGCGGCCGAAGCCGGCGTACCGGTACTCGGTGGAGACGACGATCTACCTCGCGCCCACCGCCACCGGCCGCGGCCACGGGCGGCGCCTCCTCGACGAGCTGGTGAAGCGGTGCGGGGACGCCGGGGCGCGGCAGGCGATCGCGGTCATCGTCGACTCCGGCAGCCCGGCATCCCGAAACCTGCACCGAGCGGCCGGCTTCACCGACGCCGGTGTGCTGCGCCGCGTCGGCTTCAAGCACGACCGCCGGCTCGACACCCTGCTGATGCAACGCGAACTGGGCTAA
- the tuf gene encoding elongation factor Tu: MTKQQYVRTKPHLNIGTMGHVDHGKTTLTAAITKVLAEQGGTNRYVAFDRIDRAPEEIERGITINIAHVEYETPTRHYAHVDMPGHADYVKNMITGAAQLDGAVLVVSAQDGAMPQTREHVVLARRIGVEHLVVALNKADLADDEDLLDLVELEVRELLTRYGFDGDAVPVVRVSGLRALEGDPLWTQRVLDLLAAVDEHVPIPPRRLDLPFLMPIENVLTITGRGTVVTGAVEQGTLAVGDAVEVIGLGPAVTSVATGLETFGKPMERAEAGDNAAVLLRGVKRGEVRRGQVVCLPGSVRPHTRFRADVHVLSAAEGGRRTPFAANYRPQFHFRTSDVVGVVALAEGVTVVRPGEAASLTVELGQPVAMSPGLGFAMREGRLTVAAGTVREVLD, encoded by the coding sequence ATGACCAAGCAGCAGTACGTGCGGACCAAGCCGCACCTGAACATCGGCACGATGGGGCACGTCGACCACGGCAAGACCACCCTCACCGCCGCGATCACCAAGGTCCTGGCCGAGCAGGGCGGGACCAACCGCTACGTCGCCTTCGACCGCATCGACCGCGCGCCGGAGGAGATCGAGCGCGGCATCACCATCAACATCGCGCACGTCGAGTACGAGACGCCGACCCGGCACTACGCGCACGTCGACATGCCGGGGCACGCCGACTACGTCAAGAACATGATCACCGGCGCGGCCCAGCTGGACGGCGCGGTGCTCGTGGTTTCGGCACAGGACGGCGCGATGCCGCAGACCCGTGAGCACGTCGTGCTGGCGCGCCGGATCGGCGTCGAGCACCTCGTCGTCGCGCTCAACAAGGCCGACCTCGCCGACGACGAGGACCTGCTCGACCTGGTCGAGCTCGAGGTCCGCGAGCTGTTGACGCGCTACGGGTTCGACGGTGACGCCGTGCCCGTGGTCCGGGTCTCCGGCCTGCGTGCCCTCGAGGGCGACCCGCTGTGGACGCAACGGGTCCTGGACCTGCTCGCGGCCGTCGACGAGCACGTGCCGATCCCGCCGCGGCGGCTCGACCTGCCGTTCCTGATGCCGATCGAGAACGTCCTCACCATCACCGGCCGCGGCACCGTCGTGACCGGCGCGGTGGAGCAGGGCACCCTCGCCGTCGGCGACGCGGTCGAGGTGATCGGGCTCGGCCCGGCGGTGACCAGTGTGGCCACCGGGCTCGAGACGTTCGGCAAGCCGATGGAGCGCGCCGAGGCGGGCGACAACGCCGCGGTGCTGCTGCGCGGGGTGAAGCGCGGCGAGGTCCGGCGCGGCCAGGTCGTCTGCCTGCCGGGCAGCGTCCGGCCGCACACGCGGTTCCGCGCGGACGTCCACGTGCTGTCGGCCGCCGAGGGCGGCAGGCGGACGCCGTTCGCGGCGAACTACCGGCCGCAGTTCCACTTCCGCACCAGTGACGTCGTCGGGGTGGTCGCCCTCGCCGAAGGCGTCACGGTCGTCCGGCCGGGTGAGGCGGCTTCGCTGACGGTGGAGCTGGGGCAGCCGGTCGCGATGAGCCCGGGCCTCGGGTTCGCCATGCGCGAAGGCCGGCTGACGGTCGCCGCGGGCACCGTCCGGGAAGTGCTGGACTGA